The Phormidium sp. PBR-2020 DNA segment CTGAACCGCTTTGGCTATGACTGTAATTGGGAAGCCAGCAGTGTTTGGAACCCGGTTCTACAGGTGTTGACGGATTTTGCGGAGTTGGAGGTGTTTGAGGGCGATCGCCGTTTGGGGATTGTCGAATGTATACCCCTAGCTGCGGAGGCTGAGGCGTTGGAGATTCCTGAACAGGTGGCGTTGGGCGATCGCATGGCCTACATTGCGGTTGAAGTGAATCCGCAAAACACCTGGGGAACGATTGTTGGCGTTGCGCCAGCAGTAGAAACGGAGTTCCCGGAACTAACACTTGAGCGCGAGGAGTTTTTATCAACGGATAAGTTACTCGATTTATTAGAAGTGGCTAATCCTCTTTTAGATGAGGCGTTGTTAGCGGAGTTACAAGCCTATTGGACTCGTCATGGCCAATGGTCTGAGGAGCAACGTCAGGGGGTTATTGCACAATTAGAACGGGCGTTTGTGTTAGAGAATGTTGATATTTTACGGGTGGAAACTGCGGCCCAGGAATTGGAAACGTTAATCTATCAATCCGTGGGCCAGGACGTTCCTCTTGAGTTAGCCTTTAAGGAGGAGGACGATTCCAGGGAGGACGCTTCTCAGGGGGGCGCTTCTGAGGGGGGCGATCGCATGGAGTTACGCGAGATTCTCAAACGACTCTTCCAAGCGTTACGGGAGGATTTAGGTTAGGGAGCATTTTTGGCAGCTGCCTAGCGGCTCGAAGCCCACAAACCGGGTGTTTCAGGAACTTGGTTTCCCACTAGGGGCGATCGGACTGTCGCCCCTATCCTCAATCCCTCTCCCACTTTGGGGGAGGGATTTTTAGGCTGTTAGCCCTCCTCTTCTGGGAGTGACAGAGTTGGGGACGCCGGTCTGAGGACATCTGGGAAGAGGTCTCAATCAGAGACTCTTAGACCGCCTGTGAGCCTGAGATGAAGCGGAACATGGCCGAATCCCTCTCATCCTGAACTGCGAACAATGCCTAAAAAATCCTCATCCAAACCGTTAATTATTTAGACGCACCCAAACCGGTCTGAATCATGCTGACTTGGAACTCTGACTTAGAACAATGCCTAAAAAACAACCCTTCTCATCGTTATTACAACAAGGTCAGCCAACGGTCGGCGAACCGGGAAGCATCGGAGGGGTCACATCCGACTCCGCCAATTCGACCATTCTCGTCGCTGTAGCTGACCCGACTGACGACTGAGAACACAAAATCAACAACTTCACCCTGAACTGGAGGTATTACACCGTGGGACTTTTTCAAAACGGACTAGGATGGTTTTTGGAAGTCATTGATAAATTATTAACTAGCTTGAGTCTAAAATCCGATTGTCATATTGCATTAAATCAGTTTTTTTTAAATTGGTTGGGTCAAGAGCATAAGGACTTCATCGCTGCTTTAGTATCCCTACTAGAGATATTATGGGAAATCTCCATCTTGCCTGTTTTACGGGCCGCTTTTGGCGCTTTTTCCATATTGTATGGCATCTTTTATGCCGGTTTTGTAGCAGGAGTCATCTTCGTCGAATTCTGGGACCCAAACCACATGAACCCGAAATCTGAGGTGTGCAAAATTTCCGAAGCCCCTAAAGATAATCCTTTGCCGAATAAGCGCGAAGACAGTCAAGTTTTTATGCTTACAATCTGATACAAAATCCATCAGAATTTCTCCAATTGTCCTGAATCGTCTCATCATGTAATCGAGTCTCCGGAGACAGTACGAGTCAACCATTTCGCCATGTAAATTGAGTCTTCTTAATCTAGTCTCGGTCAATTTAGCTCGGTATTATCTTTTCCAGATTTGCAGAAACTCATCTCCCTGAACACTCTCGATTCTTTCTTAGGCAAACAGCATTCAGGCTAAGTCAAACGCTTCTGAGCAACCCGTCACTCTCACCCCTGTTGAAGGAGATGTTCCTTTACCTACTGCCTCAACTGACAAGGTCAACCCTGCTCTGCTTGTTGTAATACCAATTTTCAGAAGTCATGCCATAGATGTCTGTAGGGGCGAACGGCTGTTCGCCCTCCTCGGTGTCAGATGTCTGGCACGCTTATTGAAAAATGGTATAACTAACTCTTCCATGACGCTGTAGGGTCGTCGCCCCCCACTTCCGGGAAGGTTCTATCTCATTTGAGCATCACCTTCCCGGAGCCAATGAACCCGAACCTGTCCGAGTCCCTCTCATCCTGAACTGCGAACAATGCCTAAAAAATCCTCATCCAAACCGTTAATTATTTAGACGCACCCAAACCGGTCTGAATCATGCTGACTTGGAACTCTGACTTAGGACAATGCCTAAAAAACAACCCTTCTCATCGTTATTACAACAAGGTCAGCCAACGGTCGGCGAACCGGGAAGCATCGGAGGGGTCACATCCGACTCCGCCAATTCGACCATTCTCGTCGCTGTAGCTGACCCGACTGACGACTGAGAACACAAAATCAACAACTTCACCCTGAACTGGAGGTATTACACCATGGGACTTTTTCAAAACGGACTAGGATGGGTTGGTGGACTCATCGATAGCTTGCTCAATTGGTTGGGGCGAGCGTTGGAGGCTTTCATCAAGGCTTTAGTGTCCCTACTACAGATATTATGGGAAATCTCCATCTTGGCTATTTTACTACCCGCTTTTGGCGCTTTGTCTATATTGCATGTCATCTTTTATTCCGGTGTTGCAGCAGGAGTCATCTTTGCCGAATTCTGGGACCCAAACCACATGAACCCGAAACCTGAGGTGTTCAAAATTTCCGAAGCCTCCAAAGATATTCCTTTGCTGAAGAAGCGCGAATACAGCCAATTCAAAAAGATTGTGCTAGCCCCCAAAGATAGTCCTTTGCCCAAGAAGCGCGAAGACGCCCAAGTTCACCAGATCTTGGTCTAACCCCCTGATAACCGGTCTCCAATTCCCTTGAAGAGCCTCATTTCTAACCGAATCTATAGAGACAGCACTGGTCAACTATTGCGCCCTCACTCTTGAGTCCTCTCAATCCAGTGTCGGTCAATTTGCCCCAGGGTGAACTCTCTCGAGTGTGGAGGCCGTTATCTCCCTAAACTCTCTCAAAAAAACTACCCTCAAGACAACTTAGGAGTATGACGATGAACAGTTCTAAAGCCTTTCTAAGCATTCAATTCTGCTCTGCCTGCACGGATGCGACCTTACAGACTATCGAAATCTGTGGTCTTCCCGGCTGCTACACAAAAACCGGTAAACTGACGGTTGATTCCACCATTGAAAGCTTCTTCAAAGATTATATATCTGAGCCAATTTTTCGCCAAGCATATCGGCTCCGTAATCGTAAGGTTGAGACTCTAAAAATCTGGCTATACGATCGGAAGTCTCATCACTTTGAACGAGGCTATTTTGTTCCTGAACTTGATGAGCGAGATCTAGCAATTCCCTCCAATCCCAAGTCCTCTAAACTTGATGTGATCTATGTTTTAGACAACGAGTTAACCGGGGAAGAGTTGGAGCAATGGCAAGACGCCGCGCACCAGTTATTTTCTCCTCTGTTTGGGAAGTTCATCCTTCCCTCAAAACACCCTTTGATGAACGGAAATATTATTCCGAGTCTCAACCAATTGGTTGACAATTTTTACCAGCTAATTGACCCAAAACTTGAGGTTAAAAAGCAATTAATTTTTGACGCCCTCATCATTCAAATCAATTAACCACACCCCTTCTTTGCCTTAAGGAGTTATGCCGTCAACTCTGACCCTAAATGGAGTCCCGGATACCTAACCCGACTCAAGCCCACTGCCTTATCCATCACGACCTTAATCAAGAGAAAGCCTAATGCCTAGACCAGACGCTAATCAAGAGTCTCAATCCAAGCTCGATTTTAGCTCCTACTTACGCGAGCCAAAATACACGCTCAAAGATGTAATTCTCCCCGCCACCACCCAACAGAAGGTTGAGTTGGTCTTGACGGAACTCCAGCACCAAGAGCTAATCTATCAGCACTGGGGTATGGGGAAAAAGCACCGATTGGACAAAGCTCTCTCCATTAACTTCTCCGGACCTCCCGGAACGGGGAAGACGCTAACCGCCGAAGCCATTGCTCATGCTTTAAATCGGAAGATTTTGGATGTCCCCTATGACCAAATCGAGTCCAAGTATGTCGGGGAAACCCCCAAACATATTCAAGCCGCTTTTCAATTTGCCACCGAGCAGAACGCCCTTTTATTCTTCGACGAAGCGGATTCCTTCTTAGGCAAACGGCTAGAAAATGTCACACAAGCTGGGGATTCAGCGGTCAACTTAACTCGCAGTGTCATGTTGAAGCAGTTGTCGGCTTATGAGGGGGTTATTGTCTTTGCGACCAACCTACTGCGCAATTACGACCCAGCCTTCTTAAGTCGCATCCGCCGGAAAGTTTTCTTTGAGTTGCCCAATGAGGAAGCACGGGCCGCCATCTGGATGGCACAAATTCCTCAGGAACTTCCTCGCCATGAGTCCGTTAACTTCCCTGACTTAGCCAAAGACTTTCCCGACGTCTCGGGTCGTGACATTAAGAATGCTGTCTTGAATGCCGTGGTGGCAGCGGCTGGAGAAGACCAACCCCACAAGCAGGTACATCAAACCCACTTCGAGGAAGCTATCCGACAAGTGATTCAGGCTAAGTCAAACGCTTCTGAGCAACCCGTCACTCTCACCCCTGTTGAAGGAGATGTTCCTTTACCTACTGCCTCAACTGACAAGGTCAACCCTGCTTGTTGCAACTAACTCTTCCATGACGCTGTAGGGTTGTCGCCCCCGACTTCCGGGAAGGTTCTATCTCATTTGAGCATCACCTTCCCGGAGCCAATGAACCCGAACCCGTCCGAGTCCCTCTCATCCTGAACTGCGAACAATGCCTAAAAAAGCCTCATCCAAACCGTTAATTATTTAGACGCACCCGAACCGGTCTGAATCATGCGGTTACTAAATGCTGAAGTCTCTAGCTGCGGTCTCGCTAGTACCCGAGAGCTGAAAGAGCTTCAATCCGAAGCGTCAATCCCCGATCCAATCAATAGGAGGTTCCTATGAACTTTAATTCTTCTAACTCGCCAGAACCGTTACACAGCAATCTGGAGCACTCAACTCAACCCATGGACAACAACAATTTTCAGCAGGATTTCAACCCTAACGAGCTTTTACAGTTCATAATTAACGCGTATCAAGAAGCTCGCTCTAATCTTGGAAAGTGCAATCTCCTAGTCATCGGCAAGACAGGTGTAGGAAAGAGCACATTAATTAACGAGGTATTTCGAGAACCCATAGCGAAAACTGGAGTCGGTAAGCCCGTCACCCAAGAGATCCGAAAGTACGAACATTCTGACTTGCCCCTTACGGTTTACGACAGTCCCGGCCTAGAGCTAGGCGCACAATCTAAGGAGATGACTGAGGCAGTATCCCAGCTCATTGATGGCAAACTAGAAAATGTTGATGACCAAATTCATATTGTTTGGTACTGTATCAATCACAACTCCAACCGATTGGAGGATGTGGAAATTGAGTGGCTTAAAGAGTTGAGTGACAAGCATGATGTTCCTATCATTATTGTTGTCACCCAGACTTTGGAAGCTGAGGAGGATAGTAAATTTCTTGCTGATTTAAATCGTCAGAATTTGCCCGTTCATCAAATCATCCCTGTTCTCGCCCAAGCCAAACAAATCACTCGTCAGTTTACCTTACCACAGTACGGCTTGGAAACCCTGATGCAAGTCACTTTTGATTTGCTTCCTGAAGTAGCTGAAAAAGCATTCGTCAATGCAATAAAAAGTGTTGACATCAAAGCCAAAAGGGCATCAAAGTATGTTCAGGGATATTCAGCAGGAGCGTTTGGAATCGGCTTGTCACCAATCCCTTTCTCAGATGCTATCCCCCTGGCAGCTGAACAAATTGCTATGCTGGCACATATCACAGCAATTTTTGGAATACCTTTTGAGGATACTTTCTTGACTCAAATTGTATCAGGAATTGCAGGTGTAGGTGGGGCAACATACGCTGGTCGCATGGTGGTATCTAGCGTACTCAAATTTATACCAGTTGTCGGAACAATTCCTGGTAGTTTGATAGCAGGAGTAACAGCAGCAGGACTCACTAATTGTCTTGGTTTGGCTTATATTAACGCTTTAACACGGTATATGAAAAAGAAAATCAGTGGTCAAGAGCTTTCAGTTGATACTCTCGTACAAATGACCCTTAAAGAGTATCTAAACTATCTACAGTCCGGTCAAAAAGACCTCAAGATAGACGGGGACGACGAGGAACCGACAGTGATTCCTATCTCCTAGGGTCAATTAAGGTCAATGATCTGGGTTTAGCCAATCTGGGGGAGGCTCTCGCATTCCCCAGACCCTCGACTCCTTGAATCAGTCAGATTGGTAGAGCCAGATCCTGATATCACCCCAATTATCTCTAGTCATCTCTAGCGTTCTTAGTGAGAAACTAGCTTCTGATTCACCATCACCTCACTGGTCAGTTGTGACTGACCAGTGAGGTGATGAGCTTCAAAAATTCGGCGGGTCAGTCTCATTAGTAAATTCACAAATAATGGATGATACTCAGATGAACTGAAATAGGTGTTAATTTCATCTTTAACCGAGGAAAAGCATAAAAATGTGATTTTCCTGCGTAGATATAACAGACTCACAAATAGGAGTACAATTCATAATGAGTCATATCGCTCGTACCACAGAAACCACAGTAGCTGTGGAAAATTCACTTCAATCTAAGGGTGTCACATGGTCTCAGGTTGCCTGTTGTGGAATTGGAGGTTTTACACTTCTAGGAATCACGTGTATTTTCGCTGGTCGCCGCCTAGAAGGTAATGTTGAAAGTGGAGATATTTCAGCCAATTTTAAAATTGAATAAATTACGTGTTTGATTGTTCTTGATAGCCGGGGTGTACATCTATATTTCAGATGTGCGTCCCTCAACCTTTCTTCATCACTGTACACTTTCATCAAACTAAACCAAAAACTATCATGCCCAAAAAAATCTGGTCAGATCTTAACAACTTTGCCAAATTAATTCCCGGCTACGCGCTAGGAGAAGAACTGGTTGATCACTATATTCGAGAAAAAGTCGAAGGGTGCATCTCAGTTAGGCGAGTGAGTAATTATACTCAATGACAGTTTCCCTCGAAACAGTCCATCTATTACAATGGAGGCCTTGTTGACCACCCCTGAGCCATGAATCCTCAAAAGCAGGCTGAACTCCAACAACATCTTGATGCAATTGCCAAGATTCTCTACCAGGAAGCTGACCCGGCTGAACTGACCACCCTCGAAGGCATTGAGAAAAACGTTCGAGCTCAAGCCCAAGAACATGTTTTGCCTCAACTGGGAATTTTTTTATCAACGCGGCGACCGACCGACCGACCGGAAAACAACGCACCCTAACCAGCATCCTGGGCCGACTCACCCTCACCACAGCTCAAGCCCAACAACTACAAGTCGAACCCAGAACTCGTTGGAGTCCCTATTTTTTCAAGTGTTGTGCCGTTGTCACTGCCAACGCCTCTTACCAAAGAGCCGAAGAAGATATCGCCATGCTGACTGGGCTGAGCATTTCCCACAGTACGCTCCAACGCTTTGTCCAGCGAGAGGACTGGTGTGAGGTCGAGGTCACTGAACCAATAGAGGAACTCAGCCTCGATGGTGGGATGATTCGCCTTCGAACTGAGGAGGGTCAACCGGGTCAGTGGCGAGAGTACAAAGCCTTAAATGTCCACGAGCATGGAGGTGTAGCGTTCTTTAAAGATAATGAAGGACTAATCGACTGGGTGAATATCCAGCTACTAGCCGAGCTATTTATCAGTCTCGGAGATGGTCATGATGGGGTCTGGAACATTTTTGACGGTATCGGGACACCAGAGCAACGTATCGAAGTCCTCGATTGGTATCATCTGATGGAGAATGCTCATAAGGTACAAGGCACAGCTGCCCAGCTATCGCGGATACGAGCCTTGTTGTGGCGAGGGGAGACCCGTCAGGTGATTCGCTATCTGCGCCAAGAGCGATGTCGGGGAGCTACGAGATTTATCAACTATTTGAAGCATCATTCTAAGCGCATCATTGACTACCAGGTCTGGCAGGAAGCGGGACATTCAATTGGTTCGGGTCAAGTCGAGTCCCTGGTCAAACAAATTGGACTCAGGGTGAAATTGCCTGGGGCACAATGGCGAGAGGAGAATGTGCCAAAGGTGTTGAAGCATCGCTGTGCTTACCTGAATGGGGACTTGGCGGCTTAATTACTCCAAGTACACCCATTTGTCCTGAGTAAATATACTCATCGCGCCTAACTGAGATGCACCCTCAAATTGGGGTGCATCTCAGTTAGGCGAGTGAGTAATTATACTCAATGACAGTTTCCCTCGAAACAGTCCATCTATTACAATGGAGGCCTTGTTGACCACCCCTGAGCCATGAATCCTCAAAAGCAGGCTGAACTCCAACAACATCTTGATGCAATTGCCAAGATTCTCTACCAGGAAGCTGACCCGGCTGAACTGACCACCCTCGAAGGCATTGAGAAAAACGTTCGAGCTCAAGCCCAAGAACATGTTTTGCCTCAACTGGGAATTTTTTTATCAACGCGGCGACCGACCGACCGACCGGAAAACAACGCACCCTAAC contains these protein-coding regions:
- a CDS encoding ATP-binding protein, with amino-acid sequence MPRPDANQESQSKLDFSSYLREPKYTLKDVILPATTQQKVELVLTELQHQELIYQHWGMGKKHRLDKALSINFSGPPGTGKTLTAEAIAHALNRKILDVPYDQIESKYVGETPKHIQAAFQFATEQNALLFFDEADSFLGKRLENVTQAGDSAVNLTRSVMLKQLSAYEGVIVFATNLLRNYDPAFLSRIRRKVFFELPNEEARAAIWMAQIPQELPRHESVNFPDLAKDFPDVSGRDIKNAVLNAVVAAAGEDQPHKQVHQTHFEEAIRQVIQAKSNASEQPVTLTPVEGDVPLPTASTDKVNPACCN
- a CDS encoding DUF1822 family protein, with amino-acid sequence MTTEQFEEKFGQLIPIPSRVHEQLNGLLNRLSPEQVQRIRPRAIAVWVVARYLNRFGYDCNWEASSVWNPVLQVLTDFAELEVFEGDRRLGIVECIPLAAEAEALEIPEQVALGDRMAYIAVEVNPQNTWGTIVGVAPAVETEFPELTLEREEFLSTDKLLDLLEVANPLLDEALLAELQAYWTRHGQWSEEQRQGVIAQLERAFVLENVDILRVETAAQELETLIYQSVGQDVPLELAFKEEDDSREDASQGGASEGGDRMELREILKRLFQALREDLG
- a CDS encoding ISKra4 family transposase (programmed frameshift), with the protein product MNPQKQAELQQHLDAIAKILYQEADPAELTTLEGIEKNVRAQAQEHVLPQLGNFFINAATDRPTGKQRTLTSILGRLTLTTAQAQQLQVEPRTRWSPYFFKCCAVVTANASYQRAEEDIAMLTGLSISHSTLQRFVQREDWCEVEVTEPIEELSLDGGMIRLRTEEGQPGQWREYKALNVHEHGGVAFFKDNEGLIDWVNIQLLAELFISLGDGHDGVWNIFDGIGTPEQRIEVLDWYHLMENAHKVQGTAAQLSRIRALLWRGETRQVIRYLRQERCRGATRFINYLKHHSKRIIDYQVWQEAGHSIGSGQVESLVKQIGLRVKLPGAQWREENVPKVLKHRCAYLNGDLAA
- a CDS encoding GTP-binding DUF697 domain-containing protein; the encoded protein is MDNNNFQQDFNPNELLQFIINAYQEARSNLGKCNLLVIGKTGVGKSTLINEVFREPIAKTGVGKPVTQEIRKYEHSDLPLTVYDSPGLELGAQSKEMTEAVSQLIDGKLENVDDQIHIVWYCINHNSNRLEDVEIEWLKELSDKHDVPIIIVVTQTLEAEEDSKFLADLNRQNLPVHQIIPVLAQAKQITRQFTLPQYGLETLMQVTFDLLPEVAEKAFVNAIKSVDIKAKRASKYVQGYSAGAFGIGLSPIPFSDAIPLAAEQIAMLAHITAIFGIPFEDTFLTQIVSGIAGVGGATYAGRMVVSSVLKFIPVVGTIPGSLIAGVTAAGLTNCLGLAYINALTRYMKKKISGQELSVDTLVQMTLKEYLNYLQSGQKDLKIDGDDEEPTVIPIS